The Deltaproteobacteria bacterium sequence TCGGAACGGTGATGTCCCGGCTGCACTACGCGCGCGGGAAACTGAAAGAGACGCTGAAGTCGCACAGGGAAGGGTAGGGAAGGGACGACGATGGATTGCGGGGCGGCTCTGGGAAAGATCGAGGCGAAGGCCGACGGCCTCCTCCCGCGGGAGGAGGCGGCGGAGCTGGCCGGCCACTTGGCCGGGTGCCCCGCGTGCGCCGCGGAGGAGGCGGCGATCTCCGCGACAGGCCCCGTGCTGCGCGCCTTGACCGGGATCCGGGCAAAGGAGAAGGCTCCCGTTCTCGACGCGATGTGGACGCGGGTGCGCGCCGGGATCGAGGAGAGCCGGGAGGCGCGGCGGCGCTCCTCGTGGATCGCGCGGTGGGCGTGGATCCCCGCGGCCGTCGCCCTTGCGGTGTTGGCGCTCCTGTTCTACCCTGCCGGGACGGATCGATCGCCGTTTCACCCGAGCACGTTCGACGTCGCCGTCGAGGACGTGGAATCCGAGGTCGCCACGGTGGCGCTCGTCGACAAGGGAGAGGACCTTCCGAGGGTGATCTGGATCATCGAAGATGATGCCAAGACCTGACCCGCGCGGCCGGGCGGGCGCGCTGGCCCTTTCCTTTCTCCTGCTCCTGCTGCTGCTCGCGGCCGTCCCGTCCGAAGCCGCCAATACGGTTTCCGTCGACGTCGGGGCGGTCTACGCCTCCAACGAGGGGACCTCGATCGACCCGGCCCTCGGGACGATCCGGGGGAAGCTCCTATCGATGTTCAACTACACCTCCTACCGGATGCTGGACCGCCAGCGCCGCACTCTCTCGGTCGGGGAGGCGGGGGAGTTCGAGCTCCCCGGCCGCCGGACGATGCGGGCGACCCCCCTGCCGGCCCAGGGAGACAAGGTCCGCCTCTCCATACAGATCTCCGACGGGCCGAGGAAGCTCCTCACCACCACCCTCGGTCTCCGCCGGGGCGGCATGGTCCTCGTCGGCGGACCCTCCCACCAGGCCGGCGTCCTGATCCTCATCATCTCCGCGGAGTAGACTCCGTGGAGAATCTTTCCCCGGGACGGTTGAATATCTCCCTTCCTTCCCTCGTCGGAGGATTAGGAACGGGAAGGAGGGAGATGACCATGAAAAAATTGATCGCCATATTGCTGACGGTGGGACTTTTCGCGGCCCCGATGGCCGCGTCGGCGGGCGGGCGCGGCGGCTACTCCGGCCGGGGCGGGTATTCCGGCCACGGCGGTCACGGCGGCTACGGCGTGGGGGGATTCTTCGCCGGACTGCTGGGAGGGGCCATCCTTGGCACCGTCCTCTCGCACTCCTACGAGCCGGTCTACGCTCCCGCGCCGCGTGTCTACTACACGCCTCCCCCGGAGCAGGTCTGGGTGCCGGGTCGCTACGAAACGCGCTATGAACGGCAGTGGGTCCCCGGGCACTGGGAGGTGGAGGGATACTCCGGTCATGGGGAAGACGAGGACGACGGCTACTCCCGGGGCCGCAGGGTATGGATTTCCGGCAGGTACGAGGAAGTCCGCATGCGGGTTTTGCTGCCGGGCCACTGGGAGGAGCGCGGGTAACCGGTAAAAAAGTTCGGCCGGCGCGTCGGCGTCCGGTAACGCAATCAATCCTCCCCCGGGGGATCCCCCCGGGGGTTTTTTTACCCCCGGTTCACGTCGCATGGGGCGGTATAATCTCCGTCGTGGGCAACGGTGAACACGACAAGTCGGGGACCCCGCTGCGGAACTCCCTCTGGAACCTCCTGTTCCGGGTGGTGTCCTCCACCGATTTCTCCCGCATCGCTTGGACGACCGTGCTGCGGGGTGCCTGCCTTTCCTTCTTCAAGGAACCGATCGACGAACTTCCCCTTTCCGACAACGACGCCTCGCGCCTTGCCCTGAAGGACCGGTTCTTCGACCTCCCGGATCACTGCGTCTACGACCTGTTCGAATTTTTCCTTACGGACGACCACGCCGGGCTGAAGGAGATGGACCGGAAACTGATCCGCAGGGGATTGAACGAACTGCTCGAGCGGGAAGGGGCGACCGTGCGTCTGTATCACGACCGGTTTCGCCCCTACCAGGATTTCCTCGGTTTCGACGAGATGGCGCAGGCCGAGGAGACGGTGAAACTGTTCGACATGGCCGCGGCGCAGCGCCACATGGACACCGCCGTTGCGTACCTTTCTCGGCGTCCCGAACCGGAGTCCCGGGGTGCGATCCGCGAGGCGGTCCTCGCGGTGACGGCGGTGGCGAGGGAAGTGGCCGCCCGGGAGGCCCGGAAGGGGGGGGAAGAAGCGCCCCTGGTCGTGGGGTCGGTGGCGCACGCAGCGGCGGCAGCCGGGGTCCCTGCGGAGTTGCTGGGGGGGATCGAAGTCCTCCTGCGCCGGGCGCACGCGTTGAGCGGTCTGCCGATCGGCGGTGTGGAACCCCCTGCCGGCGAGGAGCCGGTCGATTCGCGCGAAGCGCACTTCCTGGTCGTCTTCGCCTCCTCTCTGATCGTCTACCTGAAGAGATAGCCCGACAAGGTTTTCGGTGTGAGATTTCCTGTTGACAGTCGGCCCGGCGATAAATACGATATAGACTATAGACAATAAGGAGGTTACACCATGCCCACCTGGTTCTCGGACAATTCCTTTTCGATCGGAAAGACTCCGCTGGTCAAGCTCAACCGGATCACCGACGGGGCCGGTGCGACGGTGCTCGCCAAGGTGGAGGGGCGCAACCCCTCCTACTCGGTCAAATGCCGCATCGGCGCCGCGATGGTGTGGGACGCCGAGAAGAAAGGGTTGCTCGGGCCGGGAAAGACGATCGTCGAGCCCACCTCCGGCAATACGGGGATCGCCCTCGCTTTCGTCGCGGCGGCCCGTGGCTACGGGATCATCCTGACGATGCCCGAGACGATGAGCGTCGAGCGGCGGCAGGTCCTGAAGGCATTCGGCGCGAAACTGGTGCTGACCGAGGGGGCGAAGGGGATGAAGGGGGCGATCGCGAAGGCGGAGGAGATCGTCGCGTCCGACCCGTCCCGCCACTTCATGCCGCAACAGTTTAAGAATCCGGCGAACCCGCTTGTCCACGAGACGACGACGGGCCCGGAGAT is a genomic window containing:
- a CDS encoding zf-HC2 domain-containing protein, with protein sequence MDCGAALGKIEAKADGLLPREEAAELAGHLAGCPACAAEEAAISATGPVLRALTGIRAKEKAPVLDAMWTRVRAGIEESREARRRSSWIARWAWIPAAVALAVLALLFYPAGTDRSPFHPSTFDVAVEDVESEVATVALVDKGEDLPRVIWIIEDDAKT
- the cysK gene encoding cysteine synthase A; protein product: MPTWFSDNSFSIGKTPLVKLNRITDGAGATVLAKVEGRNPSYSVKCRIGAAMVWDAEKKGLLGPGKTIVEPTSGNTGIALAFVAAARGYGIILTMPETMSVERRQVLKAFGAKLVLTEGAKGMKGAIAKAEEIVASDPSRHFMPQQFKNPANPLVHETTTGPEIWEDTGGAIDVFVSGVGTGGTITGVSRFIKNTKGKKILAVAVEPTHSPVLTQQRNGQPLVPGPHKIQGIGAGFIPDVLDLSLIDRVETVSNDESIDFARRLAREEGLLSGISCGAAVAVAVRLAKLPEFAGKTIVAILPDAGERYLTTALFEG